The Balneola vulgaris DSM 17893 DNA window GTAAGATACTCTTTGGCTTCTATGTATTTATCTAGATCCAAAAATGGTTCGCCTAAGCGCTGTGCTAACGCCCTTCCAAGTGTACTTTTCCCAGCCCCCATAAAACCGCAGAGAAAAAAATTACCGTCAAACTTCTTCAATCTATGTTCATTCATTTTTTGGTTTTTCAGGAGTTACGAATTCAACCTGTTCTTTATCAACAAGTACCGCACCAGCTGGGGCACCTTTAGGCTTTCGAACATACTTCTTTTTTGTGATGATCACAGGTACAACCTCAGCTCCTTTAGCTTTGGAATTGAATGCGGCATAAGAAGCTACCTTTAGAAGTACATCTTTTGGAGGCATACCTTGGTTATTATTCATTCTAATAAGAGCATGAGAACCTGATACTCCTCGAGCATGCAACCAAATATCTTCTTTATGACTTTTTTGAACGAGCACATCATTGCTCTTTGCATTCTTACCAATCCACACCGCATAACCTTCAACTTCAAGTGTATGAAAAGGAAGTTGATCTTCGTTCCCACTGGAATGATTCCCAATGTTTAATTCCTTTAAATCCTCAGCTTTAGTCTTTTTCCACTTATCTAGTTCTCGCAACCCGTCTATCTCTTGTAGTTCGTTTAGCAAGGTATCTACTAACTCTTTTTTTCCTTGAAGAATTGGGATACGATTTAAAGCATCCTCATAGGACTGAAGCGAGTTTTTAGCTTTAGAATAATATTTCTCTGCATTTTGGATTACACTCAATTTCTCATCTAACGGAATACTAACCTTCTCGCCCTCATTATAGAGATCTTGTACCTCGATCTTATTTTCTTCCTGTGGCTTTACATGACCATTGGCCATCAAAAGATGTCCATATTTTTCGTACTCATCTGCTCGCTCTAGGCCTTTATCTGCTTTATCTAAATTATTCAATCCAGACTTTAACCTTTTAGATTGACGCTTAAGTTGCTTAGATAACTCGCCTTTCTGTTGCTTCAGCCGTTGATCGTGAGAGTAATTTTTATACCGATAAGCTATTAAATCATTTATCGACTCGAATGTGCGCTCAGTTGGTAGGGATAACCAATCCTCAGATAACAAGGTTGTTGAGCCTCCCTTCACTTTTCGAAAAACTGGATTCTCATCGATACTATGGGATAAGTTTTTAATTACTTCTACTAGTTCTTGATCTGATTTACTTTCTAAATCATGGATCTCTATTAATTCGTTTAAATGAGCCCTTGGTATAAGTGGATTAAGTGAAGTAATCTTTTGCTTAGTATTGGCTTGTTCAGGAATGTTCTTAAAAAGATTAATAGACTTCTTATCCGGCACATCCAGTTCATCAATGTCATTTCCTTTAAACGAATCTGTCAGCTTTTGATCGTTCACCAAATATACATTGGCATTATTACTGAAAATCTTAAAAACTAGTTTTGCGCTACCCTCAAACTCAATAGTTAAAATTCTATCCGTGTTAGCTAAAGAGATATCCCTAACTACAGCCCCATAAATTTCTTCAAAAAATGAAATGGTATTTAACCGCTTTGGATTCGCGTAACGATCTATAAAGAGCGCTAAATTACCCGGTGCTGTACTAAACACTAACTTCTTCCCTTCATGATCATTTTCAAAGAATAAGTCTAATAAATTCTTATACCTAGTATTTGCATGAACAAGTCTTTTCCCAGTTAAATTGGATTTAATGAACTCCTTTAAATATTTTAATTCGTAATAATTCAATGGGATATAGATTAAACTGTTGTGAGAGGTAACAATGCACTACCCAATATTTAACTCAATCGTTAAAACGGTTGATTCTAATTTAGAACTGAGAGGCGTCTTTACCGACAAATTTAGAACTTGGGAAAATAACAAGATAAACGCTACGGGATTAGAGTTAGAAATTGAACTTTCGAATTTTTCTTCTTTTATGAAATCTTTAGCTATCAACTTTGATTGGGATAGCTTCAGAGAATATAGTTTAGCTAAACAAATAAAAGGGATGGAATCCCATCCAATTTTAAAAGTTGAGCATCTCAAGGATAATGAGATTATACCTTCAATAGATGTTGAGATGACATGGTTGTTTGATGATGAAAGCTGCCAACCCACTCTCCCCGATCTACATGGTAATTACCGCGTTGAGAGAGCCAGCCTTTGGATGGAGAATATCAGCAAGCAAGTAAATAATTTACTCGCTAAAGATGATATCATAACTCGCTGGCACGTAGAAATTGAAGGCGATGAAAATGGGAAGTACTTATCTGCCATTAACCTTATCTCCTATTTCCAATATCAAATAACCTCACCTAAAAGTCTGAATGAGGTAAATCAATTTGTAGGGCGTCGATTACAAGACTTACTAGTAAAAGCTAACAAAGTAATTACCCTATCTAACGATATCCTTGATAAGTCTGTAGCTGCGTAAGAAATTCATATCTGAGAGTGCAAAACTCTCAGATACAAAAAAGGCCTCGATATGCTACCGAAGCCTGAAAAACTATTTTTTCTTCTTATGCCTGTTTTTTCTCAGGCGCTTTTTACGCTTATGCTTTGCAATTTTAGCGCGCTTTCTTTTTTTACCGCTTGGCATAAATTATCACCGAAAGTTACTGATTGTTGTTTCTTTTTTCGAATAGCATCAAAAATAAGAACTTTTCAAAGCTTTTCTAAATCAATTTTCAATTGACATACTATTGTTTACAGCTTCTTTAAAATCCTTAGACATTTTAAGTACCGGAGCATACTGTTCTGGTACAATGACTTCTTCGTTTGTTTTTGGGTTTCTAGCTACTCTCTGAGCTCTTTTCACAACTTTAAAACTACCGAAACCGCGTAGCTCAATAGTCTCTCCTCTCTTCATTGCATCAATTACAGTTTCCATGAAACCATTCACAACGGCCTCAGTTTCAACTTTCGTTAATCCAACTGATGATGATATAATATCTACGATGTCTGCTTTGGTCATATCTGTTTCCTTTTATTCGGGCTAAAAATACTAATAATTAAGCTTCTCAAAAAACATTGCTTAGCGTAAATCGTTCATTTCTTTGTAAAAAAGTTCATTATCTGGCTAAAGAAAAAATGTTGGTCTTATTTATTGCCAAATCTTTTTTACTTTCATGGGTCAAATTTTAGCTAATAACTTAACAACTACGATTGCATGGAATTATTTGAAAGCATTGTTAACACTTTAAACGACCTGGTATGGAGTACTCCTTCCAATTTTCCATTTATGGTCGTTGTACTACTTAGTTTCGGGATTTTTATAACTTTACGATTAGGCTTTATTCAAGTAAGAAAATTTGGTCATGGTGTACTTTCCGTAATGGGAAAGTTTGATCATCCTGATGCAGTCGGAGATGTAAATCACTTCCAAGCCTTAACAACCGCGCTCTCAGCAACCGTGGGAATTGGTAATATTGCCGGTGTTGCCATTGCCATTCACTATGGTGGGCCGGGTGCATTATTCTGGATGTGGGTAACTGCATTTTTTGGTATGGCCATTAAATATACAGAGTGTACACTGGCTGTTAAATACAGAAAAGTAAACGATGATGGTTCCGTATCTGGTGGACCAATGTATTACATCGAGAAAGGTCTTGGTGAAAACTGGAAATGGTTGGCAGTATTTTTCGCAGCTATGGCGGTAATTTGTTCGTTCTTAACAGGTAATGCTGTTCAAGCGAACACGGTAGCTGATACTATGAGAAGTACTTTCTTAGTACCAGGTTGGATTACTGGTTTAGTAACAGCATCTATTGTTGGTGTTGTAATTATTGGTGGTATTAAGAGAATCGGTAAAGTAACAGCGAGCTTAATGCCCGTTATGGCCATCATCTATGTATTAGGCGCACTTATTATTCTATTAGTTAATGCTAGCGAAGTTGGGCCTGCATTTGGAACGATCTTAAAGTATGCATTCACTCCTGAAGCAGGATTATTTGGTGTTGGATCGGGTGTTTTCTTAACAACTTTAGTATGGGGTATCAAAAGAGGT harbors:
- a CDS encoding alanine/glycine:cation symporter family protein, producing MELFESIVNTLNDLVWSTPSNFPFMVVVLLSFGIFITLRLGFIQVRKFGHGVLSVMGKFDHPDAVGDVNHFQALTTALSATVGIGNIAGVAIAIHYGGPGALFWMWVTAFFGMAIKYTECTLAVKYRKVNDDGSVSGGPMYYIEKGLGENWKWLAVFFAAMAVICSFLTGNAVQANTVADTMRSTFLVPGWITGLVTASIVGVVIIGGIKRIGKVTASLMPVMAIIYVLGALIILLVNASEVGPAFGTILKYAFTPEAGLFGVGSGVFLTTLVWGIKRGLFSNEAGQGSAPIAHGAAKTKEPVREGVVALLEPFIDTLVVCTMTGLVIVSTGVWEQKHDMTFLPSSTENTYEIENGNSLLIVDGEPTNGQVIRNDHPTGTFYANDARTETFTGSIQLEGQTYVAKNAQGEPVAELYSSIIENGAPLTALAFEKGLPFAGGRFIVTICVILFGISTAISWSYYGDRSIQYLAGDKSILYYKFVYLVMHFIGAVLTLETVWAIGDIALGLMTFPNIIALFALSGTVAMATKTYFEKMKNYKAE
- a CDS encoding NFACT RNA binding domain-containing protein; this encodes MNYYELKYLKEFIKSNLTGKRLVHANTRYKNLLDLFFENDHEGKKLVFSTAPGNLALFIDRYANPKRLNTISFFEEIYGAVVRDISLANTDRILTIEFEGSAKLVFKIFSNNANVYLVNDQKLTDSFKGNDIDELDVPDKKSINLFKNIPEQANTKQKITSLNPLIPRAHLNELIEIHDLESKSDQELVEVIKNLSHSIDENPVFRKVKGGSTTLLSEDWLSLPTERTFESINDLIAYRYKNYSHDQRLKQQKGELSKQLKRQSKRLKSGLNNLDKADKGLERADEYEKYGHLLMANGHVKPQEENKIEVQDLYNEGEKVSIPLDEKLSVIQNAEKYYSKAKNSLQSYEDALNRIPILQGKKELVDTLLNELQEIDGLRELDKWKKTKAEDLKELNIGNHSSGNEDQLPFHTLEVEGYAVWIGKNAKSNDVLVQKSHKEDIWLHARGVSGSHALIRMNNNQGMPPKDVLLKVASYAAFNSKAKGAEVVPVIITKKKYVRKPKGAPAGAVLVDKEQVEFVTPEKPKNE
- a CDS encoding HU family DNA-binding protein; the protein is MTKADIVDIISSSVGLTKVETEAVVNGFMETVIDAMKRGETIELRGFGSFKVVKRAQRVARNPKTNEEVIVPEQYAPVLKMSKDFKEAVNNSMSIEN